The following DNA comes from Fundidesulfovibrio putealis DSM 16056.
AGATCGATGCGGTAAAGGTCCTGCCCCTTTGTGTCGCGCACGGGGATGACGCTTATGCGCACCGGGATCTTGCGGCGGTGACGGTTTATGATCTCCGTGTCCGCCGGGCCCTGCACCGGGCAGTGCCGATGGCACAGCCCGGAGCGCAGCACGTGCCGACAGGGCACGCCCCGGACTTCCTCGCGGGCAAAGCCCGTCAGCCGCTCGAGCGCAGCGTTCAGCGTCACGACCCGGCCCTCCCGGTCCAGGACGGCCACGCCAAGCGGCAGGCCGTCCAGGATGGCCGGGAAGTCGAGGGAAGCGAGGATGCCGGGGGGCACGAATGTCATGATGTACGTTCTCCTAGCGTTGGTACTTCGGGTAGAAGGTGCGCCCGGTCGCCGGGCGCGTCGCTAGAATCATTGTGTTCACGGTTAAATACAAGTCCAATTACGCGTTTAGTGCGCGCCGCCGCCAACGATTCCCGAAGCGGCCAGGCTCAGCACCAGCACTTCCAGGAAGGCCAGCAGCGCGAAGACCTTGTCGCCCTTCTTCAGGAAGGCCGGGATGAGCGGAATGTAGGCGATGATGGTCAGGCCCGCCAGCAGCACGATGCCCGCGAAGTTCAGGAAGTCGCCCTTGCCCATGAGCACGAGCCAGCCCCAGCCGGTGGGGACGTTGCCCTGCGACAGGTAGGTGCCAACGGGCTGCGACCACAGCACCGTGACCTTCTCCAGGGGGATGTGGGGGGTCATGATGCCCGCCACGTAAAGGATATAGGTCACCGCCATGAGGGCCAGGCCGCCCCAGCAGCCCCAGAAGAGGATGTCGGCGTAGAGGATCTGTTCGCGAGGCGTCTCGATGGGCGCACCAACGGTTTTGTTGTCAGCCATGACTAGTCTCCTTAGCTCGTCGAAAAATTAGAAGCCCAGGCCCTTCATGAACGCCTTGCCGCCAGAGAACAGCAGCACGCCGATGACCATGTAGCGGATGAACTTGGGTTTGGCCTTGGCCAGCAGCTTAACACCCGCGAACGAGCCGAACATCAGGCCGATGACCGAAGGAATGGCCATGAGCGGGATGACGCAGCCCTGGTTCAGGTAGACCCAGGCGGCGGAGGTGTCGGTGATGGACAGGAGGAACTTGGAGGTGCCAACGGCCACCTTGAGGGGCGCGCCCATCATCAGGTTGAGCACCGGGACGTTGGCCCAGCCAGCGCCCAGGCCGAACATGCCGGCCATGACGCCGATGATGATGAACATCAGCAGGCCCGGCAGGGTGCGGTGGGTCTTCCAGTTGACGGTCTCGCCGGAGGAGGCGTCGAAGTAGGAACCGTTCATGCCCAGGGCCAGGCCGATGGCGTCCTGCTTGGTGACCACGGGGTAGGCCGTGTTCTTGGAGACCAGCAGCAGCACCGCGATGAACAGGATGGTGCCGCCCAGGCACAGCTGGATGACGTTGGTGGGCAGCGCCAGGCCGATCATGGCGCCCACGATGGCGCAGGCGCTGGCGATGAGCGCCACGGGCAGGGCCAGGCGCAGGCTGGCCAGGTTTCTCTTCAGAAGACCAGGGCCTGCGGCCAGCGCTCCGGCCAGGGCCACCAGGAGGCCCGCGCCGCGCACGAAGTCCAGATGGAACGGGAAGAATCCGCTGACCAGGGGCACGAACAGCACGCCGCCGCCAACGCCCGCCAGCACCGCGATGATGCCCAGGATGAAACAGAAGAACAGAAGAATTGTAGGCCACATCCACCAGGGCCCTTCAGGCGCGCCTGCCGCCTGGGCGGCCTCCACCATGGCCTTGCCGCCGTCCAGGGATGCGGCATAGGCGAACGCCCCCCCCAACAGGCCCAGAGCCACCATTACCATTCCGATTCGCAACCAGCTCGATTTCATGTTCGCACGCTCTCCCTTGCTTCCAGATTCAGAAAGGACCGTCCGGCGAAAACGTCGGCGGCACGCCCCCACGCTTGTTCTTTCCTGCACAATCAAGAAGCGTACCAGGATGAAACCCGCATGGATCAACGGTTTGCGGGCACCGCTTCGCGCCAGAACGGCAAGAATCTGCCGGAAGCGGCAAATTATTGCCGCAGGGGTCTTCACATTTTTGAAGCGAGAACGTATCTGAAGGGTGTGAGGCCGGGATAATCCAGCGAATTCGAGCAGAACCGGACGGGAATGGGCGACTATATGAAAAACGGCAAAAATTTGCCGCTTCGGCTGGACCTGGACGACCTCCCAGAGGAAGGCGGCGGCGTCACCGCCGTGCTCATCGGGTCCAGATCCATGCGCGAAGCGCACCAGCTGGCCTCCCAGGTGGCCACGTCGGACGCCCCCGTGCTGCTCCAGGGCGAGTCCGGAACAGGCAAGGAACTGTTTGCCCGCCTCATTCACGCCATGTCCAACCGCCGGGAGAAACCCTTCGTCCC
Coding sequences within:
- a CDS encoding sulfite exporter TauE/SafE family protein, which encodes MKSSWLRIGMVMVALGLLGGAFAYAASLDGGKAMVEAAQAAGAPEGPWWMWPTILLFFCFILGIIAVLAGVGGGVLFVPLVSGFFPFHLDFVRGAGLLVALAGALAAGPGLLKRNLASLRLALPVALIASACAIVGAMIGLALPTNVIQLCLGGTILFIAVLLLVSKNTAYPVVTKQDAIGLALGMNGSYFDASSGETVNWKTHRTLPGLLMFIIIGVMAGMFGLGAGWANVPVLNLMMGAPLKVAVGTSKFLLSITDTSAAWVYLNQGCVIPLMAIPSVIGLMFGSFAGVKLLAKAKPKFIRYMVIGVLLFSGGKAFMKGLGF